The stretch of DNA CGTTCTTTGCCCTGCGCCTGATGCCAGGTGACCCGGTGCTGGCGATTCTCGGTGGCCCCAGCGCCAACCCGACGCCGGAAGCGATCGAGGCCGCCCGCGTCGAGTTCGGCCTCGACCAGCCATTGGCGGTGCAATACGTGTTCTACATCGGGCGCCTGCTGCACGGTGACCTGGGTGTGTCCTACTCGCAGCACCTGCCGGTCACCCGCGTGCTGGTCGAACAGGGTGGGGCAACGCTGGAGCTGACCATCGCCGCGTTGGCACTGGCCTGGCTGCTGGTCCTGCTGCTGACGGTGGTCACGGCCGGGCGTGGCCGGGTGGTGGGCGGCATCGCGTCGCTGGCCGAAACCCTCAGCGCGGCCTTGCCGCACTTCTGGCTCGGCGTGGTGCTGCTGGCCGTGTTCGCCTTCGGCCTGCGCTGGTTCCCGCCTGCCGGTAGCGACAGCTTTGCCAGCCTGGTGCTGCCGGCGTTCTCGCTGGCGATTCCGTTGGCCGGCTTCATTGCCCAGGTCACTCGCGAATCCCTTGAGCTGACTCTCGAACAACCCTTTGTGCTCACGGCTCGCACACGGGGGCTCAGCGACCTGGCCGTGCGTTTTCGCCATGCCCTGCGCCACGCCTTGCTGCCTGGCGTTTCGCTGTCGGGCTGGGCCATCGGCGCGTTGATAAGCGGTGCGGTGGTGTGCGAGGTGATCTTCTCGCGCAAGGGCATCGGCCGCCAGCTGTACCAGGCGGTGCAGGCCCAGGACATGCCACTGGTGATCGGCATCAGCCTGGTGGTGGCGGCCGGTTATGTACTGGCGAACATTCTGGTCGACCTGCTGTACCAGTGGATCGACCCACGGCAACAGGAGGCTGCAGCATGACTGACCTGACCCTTGAACGAACCCTCGCACCATTGCATCGCCAACGCCAATGGACGCTGCCGCCACTGGGCGCCAGCCTGGCGATCCTGTTTCTGTCGGCTTTGATTCTGGCCGCGCTGGCGCCCGGGCTGTTCACACGCATCGACCCGCTGGCCATCGTCCCCCGTGATGCGTTCCAGCCGCCCAGCTGGGCGCACTGGCTGGGTACCGACCAGTCGGGCCGGGACATCTTTGCGCGGATCATCCACGGCGCGCGGCAGAGCCTGCTGATCGGCGTGGCGGCCACCGCCATTGCCATGGCCATTGCCATCACCCTCGGTTTGCTCAGCGGCCTTGGCGGCGCGCGGGTGGACCGCGCGCTGGGCTGGTTGCTGGAGGTGCTGTTCGCCTTCCCCAGCCTGGTGCTGGCGCTGTTGTTCGTGGCGGTGTTCGGCAGTGGCGTCGGCCCGTTGATCGTCGCCACCGGGTTGGGTGGTGCGCCGGGTTATGCGCGCATGGTGCGCGGCCAGGTGCTGGCAGTGCGCAACGCCGGTTACATCGAGGCGGCGCGGGCATTGGGGCACCCGACCTCGCGCATCGTACTGCGCCAGTTGCTGCCAAACGCGATGCGGCCATTGGTGGTGACACTGACCATGGGCGTGGGCCAAGCCATCGTATGGGCTTCGGCGCTGAGCTTCCTCGGCTTGGGCGCCAGGCCCCCTGCGCCGGAGTGGGGGACCATGTTGTCCATGGGCCGCGGCTTCATCGCCAATGCCTGGTGGCTGACCTTCTTCCCCGGCCTGTTCATCGTCCTTACTACCTTGGCCACGACAGTGACTGGCCGCTACATCCAACAACGCCTGGAGGGCCGCCTGCCATGAACGACAAGACCTTGATCGTCGAAGGCCTGAGCGTGGCCTTTGCGGGCCATAGTGTGGTGCGCGACCTGTCCTTTACCTTGCCGGCTGGGCGCTGTGTGGCGTTGGTCGGCGAGTCCGGTTCGGGCAAGAGTGTCAGTGCCCGCAGCCTGGTTGGCCTGGCCGGCGCCAAGGCGCAAGTGAGCGCCCGCCAGCTGAGTTTTGCCGGGCATGACCTGCTCGACCTAGGCGAACGCCAGTGGCGCGAAGTACGCGGCAAGGACATCGGCTTCGTGCTGCAGGATGCGCTGGTGTCGCTCGACCCGTTGCGGCCGGTAGGCAAGGAAGTGCTCGAAGTGCTGCAGACTCACCGCTACGGCGACCGCCAGTCACGTGCTGCGCGGGTGCATGAGCTGCTTGAGCGGGTAGGTGTGCCCGACGTCGAGCTGCGCGCTCGCCAGCGGCCCGGGCAATTGTCCGGTGGCTTGCGTCAGCGCGCATTGATCGCCAGTGCCCTGGCCCTGGACCCTGCACTGGTGATCGCCGACGAGCCGACCACTGCCCTGGACGCCACGGTGCAGGCGCAGATCCTCGAGGTGTTCCAGCAGATCAAGGCCCGCGGCGCCTCGCTGCTGATCATCAGCCACGACCTGGCGGTGGTTGCGCAACTGGCCGACGACGTGGTGGTGCTGCGCCACGGCGAAGTGGTGGAGCAGGGGCCGATGCAGCAGGTGCTGCGCCAGCCGCGCCACCCCTACACCCGGGCCCTGCTGGCCGCGGTGCCCGCCGAGCACCCGCGCGGCAGCCGGCTGTCACCAGAGCGGGCAGGTGTGCGCCGTGAGCCGCGTGCACACGCTCACAGTGATGTACTGCTGGAAGGGCGTGGCCTGGGCAAGCGCTATCTCGGCCCGGACGGGCTGGGTCGCCAGGTGCTGCAAGGTGTCGACTTCACCCTGCGCGCCGGGCGCACCTTGGGCATCGTTGGCGAATCCGGCTCGGGCAAGACCACGGTGGCGCGCATTGCCCTCGGCCTGTTGCAGCCTGACCAGGGTGAAGTGCTGTACCGCGGCCAGCCTTGGAACCGCCCGGCCAATGCCGTAAGCGAAGCAGTGCGCCGGCCATTGCGCCGCGAGATCAGCGTGATCTACCAGGACCCGCTGGGCTCGTTCGACCCGCGCTGGAGCGTGGCGCAAATTCTTGATGATGCCTTGCAGGTGGCCGGTATCGAAGCGGCGGCCCGGCCGGCGCGGATTGCCGTGCTGCTGGGCCAGGTGCGCTTGCCGGTGGAGCTGGCCCAGCGCCGGCCATTGCAACTGTCTGGCGGCCAGCGTCAGCGAGTGGCGATCGCCCGGGCGATTGCCAGCGAGCCGAAGGTGATCATCTGCGATGA from Pseudomonas putida encodes:
- a CDS encoding ABC transporter permease — protein: MSTTTLAITDPRRERLAALGRRAAIRLGGGVLVLWAVATLTFFALRLMPGDPVLAILGGPSANPTPEAIEAARVEFGLDQPLAVQYVFYIGRLLHGDLGVSYSQHLPVTRVLVEQGGATLELTIAALALAWLLVLLLTVVTAGRGRVVGGIASLAETLSAALPHFWLGVVLLAVFAFGLRWFPPAGSDSFASLVLPAFSLAIPLAGFIAQVTRESLELTLEQPFVLTARTRGLSDLAVRFRHALRHALLPGVSLSGWAIGALISGAVVCEVIFSRKGIGRQLYQAVQAQDMPLVIGISLVVAAGYVLANILVDLLYQWIDPRQQEAAA
- a CDS encoding ABC transporter permease, which translates into the protein MTDLTLERTLAPLHRQRQWTLPPLGASLAILFLSALILAALAPGLFTRIDPLAIVPRDAFQPPSWAHWLGTDQSGRDIFARIIHGARQSLLIGVAATAIAMAIAITLGLLSGLGGARVDRALGWLLEVLFAFPSLVLALLFVAVFGSGVGPLIVATGLGGAPGYARMVRGQVLAVRNAGYIEAARALGHPTSRIVLRQLLPNAMRPLVVTLTMGVGQAIVWASALSFLGLGARPPAPEWGTMLSMGRGFIANAWWLTFFPGLFIVLTTLATTVTGRYIQQRLEGRLP
- a CDS encoding dipeptide ABC transporter ATP-binding protein, which codes for MNDKTLIVEGLSVAFAGHSVVRDLSFTLPAGRCVALVGESGSGKSVSARSLVGLAGAKAQVSARQLSFAGHDLLDLGERQWREVRGKDIGFVLQDALVSLDPLRPVGKEVLEVLQTHRYGDRQSRAARVHELLERVGVPDVELRARQRPGQLSGGLRQRALIASALALDPALVIADEPTTALDATVQAQILEVFQQIKARGASLLIISHDLAVVAQLADDVVVLRHGEVVEQGPMQQVLRQPRHPYTRALLAAVPAEHPRGSRLSPERAGVRREPRAHAHSDVLLEGRGLGKRYLGPDGLGRQVLQGVDFTLRAGRTLGIVGESGSGKTTVARIALGLLQPDQGEVLYRGQPWNRPANAVSEAVRRPLRREISVIYQDPLGSFDPRWSVAQILDDALQVAGIEAAARPARIAVLLGQVRLPVELAQRRPLQLSGGQRQRVAIARAIASEPKVIICDEPVSALDVSVQAQVLDLLTDLQDELGLAYLFISHDLGVIRHVSDDVLVMRHGQVVEQAPVEQLFERPAHAYTQRLLGAVPRLPGSGAALVVPPLDLEHEAFDLFDETRLWKIAI